A stretch of Pseudoprevotella muciniphila DNA encodes these proteins:
- a CDS encoding formylglycine-generating enzyme family protein has product MKKIIALALFVLAAVPMSAINEMSKPTVGSPEDGIDKENVSFTVKGVTFTMVFVKGGTFMMGATKEQGKDAKKDERPAHNVTLSDYYIGETEVTQALYEAVMGENPSDNVGADLPAETLYIVDCLEFIEKLSALTGRTFRLPTEAEWEYAARGGNKSKGYKYAGSDNLSEVAWFNDKDYKSHAVKGKAPNELGIYDMSGNVDEYCADDYLPYSKKNKDNPMVENPGKSKGQVVRGGNFSDEKGDGCRVSSRGYTPGYVFGSLGLRIAMSAN; this is encoded by the coding sequence ATGAAAAAGATTATTGCCTTAGCGCTTTTTGTTCTTGCGGCAGTGCCCATGTCCGCTATAAATGAAATGTCGAAACCTACTGTCGGCAGCCCCGAAGACGGTATAGACAAAGAGAATGTGTCGTTCACAGTGAAAGGCGTAACCTTCACGATGGTATTCGTTAAGGGCGGCACGTTCATGATGGGTGCCACGAAAGAGCAGGGCAAGGATGCCAAGAAGGATGAGCGTCCTGCACACAACGTTACGCTTTCTGACTATTACATCGGTGAGACAGAGGTTACTCAGGCCTTGTACGAGGCCGTCATGGGCGAAAATCCTTCAGACAACGTCGGTGCGGACTTGCCTGCAGAGACGTTATATATCGTTGACTGCCTGGAGTTTATCGAAAAACTCAGTGCCCTTACCGGTCGCACATTCCGACTGCCTACAGAGGCAGAATGGGAATATGCTGCTCGTGGCGGCAACAAGAGCAAGGGCTACAAATATGCCGGCTCAGACAACCTTTCGGAGGTGGCATGGTTCAACGACAAGGACTACAAGTCGCACGCGGTGAAAGGCAAGGCTCCCAACGAACTGGGCATTTACGACATGAGCGGCAATGTAGATGAATATTGCGCTGACGACTACCTCCCTTACAGCAAAAAGAACAAGGATAACCCGATGGTGGAGAATCCCGGCAAGTCGAAAGGACAGGTTGTTCGTGGCGGCAATTTTTCTGATGAAAAAGGCGACGGTTGTCGTGTGTCGAGTCGTGGATATACGCCAGGTTACGTATTCGGCAGCCTGGGTTTGCGCATTGCCATGTCGGCCAATTAG
- a CDS encoding PaaI family thioesterase codes for MKKIQNPYIGVEGYNCFGCSPTNPMGVHMHFMEDGDDIVCHWSPTQNHQSWIDTLHGGVQCVLLDEICGWVIFRKLQTAGVTAQMETRYRKAVRTTDGDITLRARIKEQRRNLVTVEGELYDAAGELCTTCTCLYFAFSREKSEKEFHFQRCLAEGEEDTI; via the coding sequence ATGAAGAAAATACAAAATCCTTATATCGGTGTTGAGGGCTACAACTGCTTCGGTTGTTCGCCTACTAATCCCATGGGTGTTCACATGCACTTCATGGAGGACGGCGACGACATCGTTTGCCATTGGTCGCCCACACAGAACCACCAGAGTTGGATTGACACCCTGCACGGCGGTGTGCAATGCGTGTTGCTTGATGAAATCTGCGGTTGGGTGATTTTCCGCAAGTTGCAGACAGCAGGCGTTACGGCACAGATGGAGACGCGCTACAGGAAGGCTGTGCGCACCACAGACGGCGACATAACCCTGCGCGCCCGCATCAAGGAACAGCGCAGGAACCTCGTAACAGTGGAAGGCGAACTGTATGATGCAGCGGGCGAACTCTGTACGACGTGCACCTGTCTCTACTTCGCTTTCAGTCGGGAAAAGTCGGAAAAAGAATTTCATTTCCAGCGCTGTCTGGCAGAAGGCGAAGAAGATACGATTTAG
- a CDS encoding helix-turn-helix domain-containing protein, with protein MPFYCFLALFACGVTSIVLSVVLAGVKIRKDESLTKYRTAHWFLCAALLFYGLSNFFQISLEDAQEETLSGLLMITVGSLQAMMFTMVALIFIRPAVVTLRNVSVQFTIIALLSAFLFFAHFTFPPSVYTVIFRFYIAAYVTLLAIYTYIFLKSYKVFRKQMMDYYEEEELLYRTRRIKWIFWSALAVGIMALLLNIDSHYVNMLFTSLFTAYFILVTISYINYQQYAQLIVHAYDSTTTQQDTPQKSLTPEEADELKTRIHEWVRQKKFAETDKSVDEIAGELGTKCNTLREYFTNCVGEDFRSWRNRIRIEEAKRLIDANPSMKITEVMAQTGFNDRPYFYRIFTKIAGTSLADYRKDKAERQLPAKS; from the coding sequence ATGCCATTTTATTGTTTCTTGGCGCTTTTCGCCTGCGGAGTCACGTCGATAGTGCTTTCTGTGGTACTCGCAGGAGTTAAGATACGCAAGGATGAATCTTTGACTAAGTATCGCACTGCACACTGGTTCCTGTGTGCAGCCCTGCTCTTCTACGGCTTGTCAAACTTCTTTCAGATAAGCCTCGAAGACGCACAGGAAGAAACGCTCTCGGGATTGCTCATGATAACTGTCGGAAGCCTGCAGGCAATGATGTTTACAATGGTGGCCCTCATTTTCATCCGGCCTGCCGTTGTTACCTTGAGAAACGTTTCTGTACAGTTTACCATAATAGCCTTGCTTTCAGCATTTCTCTTCTTTGCGCATTTCACCTTCCCGCCGAGTGTATATACAGTCATCTTCCGCTTTTACATCGCAGCCTATGTGACACTGCTGGCAATATATACTTACATCTTCCTGAAGAGTTACAAAGTGTTCAGGAAGCAGATGATGGACTACTATGAGGAAGAAGAACTGCTCTATCGCACACGCCGGATAAAGTGGATCTTCTGGTCGGCTCTCGCAGTGGGCATCATGGCATTGCTGCTCAACATCGACAGCCATTACGTAAACATGCTGTTTACCTCCCTTTTCACGGCATATTTCATCCTCGTTACAATCTCGTATATCAATTATCAGCAGTATGCACAACTCATAGTGCATGCGTACGATTCCACAACCACTCAGCAGGACACACCACAAAAGTCATTGACACCGGAAGAGGCAGACGAACTGAAGACAAGAATCCATGAGTGGGTAAGACAGAAAAAGTTTGCTGAAACGGACAAATCTGTCGATGAAATCGCAGGAGAACTGGGTACCAAGTGCAACACACTGCGGGAATATTTCACGAATTGCGTAGGCGAGGATTTCCGCAGTTGGCGAAACAGGATACGCATAGAGGAAGCAAAGCGACTCATCGATGCCAATCCGTCCATGAAGATAACAGAAGTGATGGCACAAACAGGCTTCAACGACCGACCCTATTTCTACCGCATTTTCACAAAAATCGCAGGAACATCACTTGCTGATTACAGAAAAGACAAAGCCGAGAGACAACTCCCGGCAAAGTCGTAA